The region CGCACGAACATGAAAGCGCCTGAAATGGCCTCCACTTCTATGGTGTTGGGGGGCAAGGGCTCCGAAGCCATATCGACTGGCGAGTATCGTTTAATCCTTCTGAAAAACCCGTCCAAGCCAAAAGCACGGCCGAACCCAGACCAGAGATCCGGGATGCGCCTGCGACAACCCGCCTGCTCGCTCCCATCCGGATTGCGGATGACGCATCCGGCGATGCCGGATTCGGGATGCCGCTCCATGACGGCACACATTTTCGCCACGGTATCGGGTCGAATCAGGCAGTCCGGGTTCAGGAAAAGGCAATATTCTCCAATCACGCTCGGCAACGCCGCATTGCACGCGCCGGCAAAGCCAAGATTGCTCCCATTTTCAACGATGACCAGTCTGCTGTCATCTCCCAAAGCGTCTCGCAATGACGCAATACTGCCATCCGTGGAGCCGTTGTCGGAAACGACGAGCCGAATGGGAACCGTCGAATCCAGGACGGAACGTACACAATCGATGAGAAGCGCGCCGCCATTGTAATTGACGCAGATTACGGTCACGGCAGCCGCTTGTTCTGCGACGGCAGGAAGAGGTAAGGGCGATCCCGATTTCCGCGAAAACCGGATACCGTCCGGATTTCGCTGCCTGGAAACGACCGCCAAGTTGGTCATGTCTTATTGCGTGAAAGTGTTCTTCGATTTCGCCCGGGGATAGAGCGAATGCCGGAGGTTCCCTTGCAATTGAGACTGTCCGGCATGGCCTGCCCTGAGCAA is a window of bacterium DNA encoding:
- a CDS encoding glycosyltransferase family 2 protein, which encodes MTNLAVVSRQRNPDGIRFSRKSGSPLPLPAVAEQAAAVTVICVNYNGGALLIDCVRSVLDSTVPIRLVVSDNGSTDGSIASLRDALGDDSRLVIVENGSNLGFAGACNAALPSVIGEYCLFLNPDCLIRPDTVAKMCAVMERHPESGIAGCVIRNPDGSEQAGCRRRIPDLWSGFGRAFGLDGFFRRIKRYSPVDMASEPLPPNTIEVEAISGAFMFVRRSAMEIVGHLDDGYFLHCEDVDWCVRFRRKGFRVLFVPKAEITHFKGVSSAARPISVEWHKHRGMLRFYRKFLLDRYPFFVSWLVTAGIWLRFGMVAARRTLRRIL